One segment of Triticum aestivum cultivar Chinese Spring chromosome 2A, IWGSC CS RefSeq v2.1, whole genome shotgun sequence DNA contains the following:
- the LOC123185707 gene encoding uncharacterized protein, translating to MGAKKMLVEKRPNMFWSSRATHTINLMLQGIGDLPRFSKVLEKAKAFTIFVYGHTRSLDCVSHFSSGKEIIRPGVTRFASAYLTLESLLDKKDQLRKMVVDGRWDKLREVKSKKGKVATATMMSMDFWKDLKLCLNVFEPSVKVLCLVDGDVKPSMGFVYGEIVKAKKEIKEVYGNVESRYKDVINIVEKKMKDRLDSPLHLVAYLLYPYYSYADTNIFDDGTITEGFISCVETFYYGDDDKQDQAVNFELKRFQNREGSFAKNLARSCRNFDYNAASWWRLYGTEAPALQRMAVRILSLTSSSSVCERNWSTFENIHTKKRNRLTTERLNSLVFIQFNSRMMAKKQMIKEKKIIDVLLSAETTEAQGFVFEGGDDYAEVVYRDDDEEEMDSTGMPGSGIGEAMGGNELLEPRRSVRLRQLYEEEEFESEEEEFDDDEEMHSDEENDY from the exons ATGGGGGCAaagaagatgttggtggagaagcGGCCGAACATGTTTTGGAGCTCTCGTGCGACGCACACCATTAACTTGATGTTGCAAGGAATTGGCGATCTTCCAAGGTTTAGTAAGGTACTTGAAAAAGCAAAAGCATTCACTATCTTTGTCTATGGTCACACACGGAGCTTGGACTGCGTGAGCCACTTCTCTTCAGGGAAAGAGATCATAAGGCCAGGGGTCACTAGGTTTGCTTCTGCTTATCTAACTTTGGAAAGCCTTCTAGACAAAAAGGATCAACTGAGGAAGATGGTGGTTGATGGTAGATGGGACAAACTACGAGAAGTTAAATCAAAAAAGGGAAAGGTAGCAACAGCTACCATGATGAGCATGGACTTTTGGAAAGATTTGAAGCTTTGCCTGAATGTCTTCGAGCCTTCGGTAAAAGTCCTTTGTTTGGTTGATGGGGATGTCAAACCATCTATGGGTTTTGTCTATGGAGAAATAGTGAAGGCAAAGAAAGAGATCAAGGAAGTCTATGGCAATGTGGAGTCACGTTACAAAGATGTGATTAATATTGTTGAGAAAAAGATGAAAGATCGACTTGACTCTCCGTTGCACTTGGTTGCATACTTACTGTATCCATATTATAGCTATGCTGATACTAATATTTTTGATGATGGGACAATAACCGAAGGGTTCATTAGCTGTGTGGAGACCTTTTATTATGGTGATGATGACAAGCAAGATCAAGCTGTCAATTTTGAATTAAAGAGGTTCCAGAATAGAGAAGGATCATTTGCAAAGAATCTTGCGAGGAGTTGTCGGAATTTTGATTATAATGCAG CAtcttggtggaggctctatggaaCTGAAGCACCAGCTCTACAAAGGATGGCTGTGAGAATCCTCTCATTGACCTCAAGTTCTTCAGTCTGTGAAAGGAATTGGAGTACCTTCGAAAAT ATTCATACAAAGAAAAGAAATAGGCTAACTACAGAACGTCTAAACTCTCTTGTGTTCATACAATTCAACTCTAGAATGATGGCCAAGAAACAAATGATCAAGGAGAAGAAGATCATTGATGTCCTCTTGTCCGCTGAAACTACCGAAGCTCAAGGTTTTGTTTTTGAGGGCGGAGATGATTATGCAGAAGTCGTCTatagggatgatgatgaggaggagatggATAGTACAGGGATGCCAGGGAGTGGCATTGGAGAAGCGATGGGAGGCAATGAACTGCTTGAGCCACGTAGAAGTGTGAGACTAAGACAactttatgaagaagaagaattcGAGTCTGAAGAAGAGGagtttgatgatgatgaggagatgCATTCAGATGAGGAGAATGACTATTGA